The Microbacterium luteum genome includes a region encoding these proteins:
- a CDS encoding AMP-dependent synthetase/ligase yields the protein MTEFTIPAVVPADPDANITDLLVERVKETPNRALFAVPDGSGWRDITAAQFHERVIALAKGLVAAGIEPGDKVGFIARTTYDWTLVDFALFFAGAVMVPIYETSSSSQIAWNLADSGAVACIVESEDHAARLEEVRGDLPLIRSVWAMHAGDLDRMVSEGTGVEDDEIERRRNLANGDDIATLIYTSGSTGRPKGCVLTHSNFVELSRNCFVALNDVLTTPGASTLLFITTAHVFARFISILNVHAGVKTGHQPDTKQLLPALGSFKPTYLLAVPRVFEKVYNSAEQKAEAGGKGKIFHAAAETAIEHSKLEQEGRKIPLGLRLKFRLFDKLVYSKLRDAMGGRVIYAVSGSAPLGPRLGHFFHSLGVVILEGYGLTETTAPATVNTTQQMKIGTVGPVIPGVGVRLADDGEIQVKGVNVFKEYWRNPEATATAFDGEWFRTGDIGTFDSDGCLAITGRKKEIIVTAGGKNVAPAALEDPIRANPIIGQVVVVGDQKPFISALVTLDPEMLPTWLSNNGLPADMPLEDAAKNDAVRAEVQKAIDHANTLVSRAESIRKFTILATEWTEASGHLTPKMSIKRNVIMSDFATEIDEIYAVPVNTTNVSLT from the coding sequence GTGACCGAGTTCACTATCCCCGCCGTCGTTCCCGCCGATCCCGACGCGAACATCACAGACCTCCTCGTCGAACGTGTGAAAGAGACGCCGAACCGCGCTCTCTTCGCAGTTCCGGACGGTTCCGGCTGGCGCGACATCACCGCCGCGCAGTTCCATGAGCGGGTCATCGCCCTCGCGAAGGGCCTCGTCGCGGCCGGCATCGAACCCGGCGACAAGGTCGGATTCATCGCGCGAACCACGTACGACTGGACGCTTGTGGACTTCGCGCTGTTCTTCGCCGGCGCCGTGATGGTTCCGATCTACGAGACGTCGTCGTCGTCGCAGATCGCCTGGAACCTCGCCGACTCCGGAGCGGTCGCGTGCATCGTGGAATCGGAGGACCACGCCGCGCGGCTCGAAGAGGTCCGAGGCGACCTCCCCCTCATCCGATCGGTGTGGGCGATGCACGCCGGCGACCTGGACCGCATGGTCTCCGAGGGCACCGGTGTCGAAGACGACGAGATCGAGCGCCGTCGGAACCTCGCGAACGGGGATGACATCGCCACCCTCATCTACACGTCGGGGTCGACGGGCCGCCCCAAGGGCTGCGTGCTCACCCACAGCAACTTCGTGGAGCTGTCCCGCAACTGCTTCGTGGCGCTCAACGATGTGCTCACCACCCCCGGCGCCTCGACCCTGTTGTTCATCACGACCGCTCACGTGTTCGCGCGCTTCATCTCGATCCTCAACGTGCACGCCGGTGTGAAGACGGGGCACCAGCCCGACACCAAGCAGCTGCTTCCCGCCCTCGGGTCCTTCAAGCCGACGTATCTGCTGGCCGTCCCTCGCGTGTTCGAGAAGGTCTACAACTCGGCCGAGCAGAAGGCCGAAGCCGGTGGAAAGGGCAAGATCTTCCACGCCGCCGCGGAAACAGCCATCGAGCACTCGAAGCTCGAGCAGGAGGGTCGCAAGATTCCGCTCGGCCTGCGCCTGAAGTTCCGTCTGTTCGACAAGCTCGTCTACAGCAAGCTCCGCGACGCCATGGGCGGCAGGGTCATCTACGCGGTGTCGGGGTCGGCCCCGCTGGGTCCGCGGCTCGGTCACTTCTTCCACAGCCTGGGGGTCGTGATCCTCGAGGGCTACGGGCTCACCGAGACCACGGCGCCGGCCACGGTCAACACGACCCAGCAGATGAAAATCGGCACCGTCGGCCCGGTCATCCCGGGTGTCGGTGTGCGTCTGGCCGACGATGGCGAGATCCAGGTCAAGGGCGTCAACGTGTTCAAGGAGTACTGGCGCAACCCGGAGGCCACGGCCACCGCATTCGACGGCGAGTGGTTCCGCACCGGCGACATCGGCACGTTCGATAGCGACGGCTGCCTGGCCATCACGGGGCGCAAGAAGGAGATCATCGTCACCGCCGGTGGCAAGAACGTCGCCCCGGCCGCTCTGGAGGACCCGATCCGCGCCAATCCGATCATCGGCCAGGTGGTCGTCGTCGGCGATCAGAAGCCGTTCATCTCCGCGCTGGTCACGCTCGATCCCGAGATGCTTCCGACCTGGCTGTCGAACAACGGCCTGCCCGCGGACATGCCCCTCGAAGACGCAGCGAAGAACGACGCGGTGCGTGCCGAGGTGCAGAAGGCCATCGACCACGCCAACACCCTCGTGTCCCGCGCCGAGTCGATTCGCAAGTTCACCATCCTCGCCACCGAATGGACCGAGGCGTCAGGTCATCTCACTCCGAAGATGAGCATCAAGCGCAACGTGATCATGAGCGACTTCGCCACCGAGATCGACGAGATCTACGCCGTGCCGGTGAACACGACCAACGTCTCGCTGACCTGA
- a CDS encoding MinD/ParA family ATP-binding protein, whose amino-acid sequence MSPDQHDHSPDDEAAENAVLDDGGNLDTHAIGLLGTSTQQVSVSLPVDRDDDDEDVIDDELPVSGEVAAPAGTAASEALEEDDEIVEGHLETGEQPSVTVDADVHIAEIVTDAADDVEDGPALVEPARDDLPSRDESGPEAGAAPPTTSAATDPAPTVPRTGSVPTTRREAQHPGETRALDRGEGGDRVTTRADITLSSKRLGEFEPDRETADLLTADRLLDRTQLSRPEPEGYWQQLIYALSGRRINLGDSRKAQARKGLDRRIGAPLPGAARFVPVVSRKGGVGKTTVTALLGMALADARDDRVIAVDANPDRGTLADRIGRTGGRTVRDLARVRGEVSGYSDISAIVARDETRLDVLASDSDPQVSEAFSGRDYHDVASLAAHYYSIVLTDTGTGIVHSVMGATLELADQLVLVAGLSVDEARLASETLTWLETNGYADRVRNAVVVLNSGRPGAPLVQLDQLDAHFRTRVRAVVRMPYDAHIATGSSIVFRDLNAATRHAARELAAVVVEGLRTATAAA is encoded by the coding sequence GTGAGCCCCGATCAGCATGACCACTCGCCGGACGACGAGGCGGCCGAAAACGCCGTCCTCGACGATGGCGGGAACCTCGACACGCATGCCATCGGGCTGCTCGGCACGTCGACACAGCAGGTGTCGGTCTCGCTGCCGGTCGATCGCGACGACGATGACGAAGACGTCATCGATGATGAGCTTCCCGTGTCCGGTGAGGTTGCCGCGCCCGCCGGTACGGCGGCGTCGGAAGCCCTCGAGGAGGACGACGAGATCGTCGAGGGCCACCTCGAGACCGGAGAACAGCCGTCGGTGACCGTGGATGCCGACGTGCATATCGCCGAGATCGTCACCGACGCGGCGGACGACGTCGAGGACGGGCCGGCGCTCGTCGAGCCCGCACGCGATGACCTCCCCAGCCGCGACGAGAGCGGGCCTGAGGCGGGCGCCGCACCGCCGACGACCTCGGCCGCGACCGACCCGGCGCCGACGGTCCCCAGAACGGGATCGGTGCCGACGACGCGGCGTGAGGCGCAGCATCCGGGGGAGACGCGCGCCCTCGATCGCGGCGAAGGCGGCGACCGCGTCACGACGCGAGCAGACATCACCCTGTCGTCCAAGCGCCTCGGCGAGTTCGAGCCGGATCGCGAGACCGCGGACCTGCTCACCGCCGACCGGCTGCTCGACCGCACGCAGCTGTCGCGTCCCGAGCCCGAGGGATACTGGCAGCAGCTGATCTACGCGCTCTCGGGCCGGCGGATCAACCTCGGCGACAGCCGGAAGGCTCAGGCCCGGAAGGGGCTCGACCGCCGGATCGGGGCGCCGCTGCCCGGTGCCGCCCGTTTCGTCCCCGTCGTCTCACGCAAGGGCGGAGTGGGCAAGACCACCGTCACCGCGTTGCTGGGGATGGCGCTGGCCGACGCGCGCGACGACCGCGTCATCGCCGTCGATGCCAACCCCGATCGCGGCACGCTCGCCGACCGCATCGGCCGGACAGGCGGACGGACCGTCCGAGACCTCGCCCGCGTGCGCGGCGAGGTGTCGGGATACAGCGACATCTCGGCCATCGTCGCCCGAGACGAGACGCGCCTCGACGTCCTCGCGTCCGATTCGGACCCGCAGGTCTCGGAGGCGTTCAGCGGACGCGATTATCACGACGTCGCGAGTCTCGCCGCCCACTACTACTCGATCGTGCTGACCGACACCGGCACCGGCATCGTGCATTCGGTCATGGGAGCCACGCTCGAACTCGCCGACCAGCTCGTGCTCGTCGCGGGGCTGAGCGTCGACGAAGCGCGCCTCGCGTCCGAGACGCTCACCTGGCTCGAGACGAACGGCTATGCCGACCGCGTGCGGAACGCCGTCGTGGTGCTCAACAGCGGTCGCCCGGGCGCCCCGCTCGTGCAGCTGGACCAGCTCGACGCGCACTTCCGCACGCGCGTGCGGGCGGTGGTGCGCATGCCGTACGACGCCCACATCGCGACCGGATCCTCGATCGTGTTCCGCGATCTGAACGCCGCCACCCGGCACGCCGCACGCGAGCTCGCCGCGGTCGTGGTGGAGGGCCTGCGGACCGCGACGGCGGCTGCCTGA
- a CDS encoding ROK family protein, with the protein MLKVGIDIGGTKIAGGVVDAEGRIVEKLRVATPVDTASLADAVVDMARHFGQSHDVAAVGVAAAGFIDRNRELVLHAPNIAWRNEPLKATLASRIDVPVTIENDANAAGWGEFRFGAGRDVENMTMLTMGTGVGGAVVVDGALLMGGHGIAGELGHIRFIRDGRPCGCGQKGCLEQYASGRALQREAEEIADDDAGIGAGLAALRLETGALKGPAISRLILAGDLGAIEALRRVATALGEACGGFQAVLDPELFVIGGGVAQLGEDLLGPMREAYRTAVPGYGDRPVAEFAVAQLGNDAGLIGVADLAEVG; encoded by the coding sequence TTGCTCAAGGTCGGCATCGACATCGGTGGCACGAAGATCGCAGGAGGCGTCGTCGACGCCGAAGGACGCATCGTCGAAAAGCTCCGCGTGGCCACACCCGTCGACACGGCCTCGCTCGCCGACGCCGTCGTCGACATGGCGCGACACTTCGGGCAGAGTCATGACGTCGCCGCCGTCGGCGTGGCCGCCGCGGGTTTCATCGACCGGAACCGCGAGCTCGTGCTGCACGCACCGAACATCGCCTGGCGCAATGAGCCGCTGAAGGCGACTCTCGCCTCGCGCATCGACGTGCCCGTGACGATCGAGAACGACGCCAACGCCGCAGGGTGGGGCGAGTTCCGCTTCGGTGCCGGTCGCGACGTCGAGAACATGACGATGCTGACGATGGGCACCGGCGTCGGGGGAGCGGTCGTCGTCGACGGTGCGCTCCTCATGGGCGGCCACGGCATCGCCGGTGAACTCGGACACATCCGCTTCATCCGGGATGGACGACCCTGCGGGTGCGGGCAGAAGGGCTGCCTCGAGCAGTATGCATCCGGTCGAGCGCTCCAGCGCGAAGCGGAGGAGATCGCCGACGACGACGCCGGCATAGGTGCGGGACTGGCGGCGCTGCGCCTCGAGACGGGTGCTCTGAAGGGACCGGCGATCTCGCGCCTCATCCTGGCGGGGGATCTTGGTGCGATCGAGGCGCTGCGGCGTGTCGCGACGGCACTCGGTGAGGCGTGCGGCGGGTTCCAGGCCGTTCTCGATCCGGAGCTGTTCGTGATCGGCGGAGGCGTCGCGCAGCTGGGCGAAGACCTGCTGGGACCGATGCGCGAGGCGTACCGCACGGCCGTCCCGGGTTACGGCGACCGTCCGGTGGCGGAGTTCGCCGTCGCGCAGCTGGGCAACGACGCGGGTCTCATCGGCGTCGCCGACCTGGCGGAGGTCGGCTGA
- the def gene encoding peptide deformylase, which produces MAVRAIRVFGDPVLRAPSATIEVIDDGVRSLVRDLLDTVELPGRAGVAAPQIGVGLRAFSYNIDGDIGYLLNPEIVEVSGEPEYIGEGCLSVPGLWHDALRYPHAAARGIDLDGREVVVEGEGLMAQALQHETDHLDGKLYLSRLTPESRKVAMRQIRESEWF; this is translated from the coding sequence ATGGCCGTGCGCGCGATCCGCGTCTTCGGCGATCCCGTGCTGCGCGCTCCGAGCGCGACGATCGAGGTCATCGACGACGGCGTCCGCTCCCTCGTACGGGATCTGCTGGACACCGTGGAGCTGCCAGGGCGCGCCGGTGTGGCGGCGCCCCAGATCGGCGTCGGTCTTCGCGCCTTCAGCTACAACATCGACGGGGACATCGGCTATCTCCTCAATCCGGAGATCGTGGAGGTGTCGGGAGAGCCGGAGTACATCGGCGAAGGATGTCTGTCGGTTCCCGGACTCTGGCACGACGCGCTCCGCTACCCGCATGCGGCAGCCCGCGGTATCGACCTCGATGGACGCGAGGTCGTCGTCGAGGGCGAAGGCCTCATGGCCCAGGCGCTGCAGCACGAGACCGACCATCTGGACGGAAAGCTCTACCTCAGTCGGCTGACCCCCGAGTCCCGCAAGGTCGCGATGCGGCAGATCCGCGAATCGGAGTGGTTCTGA